From Micromonospora sp. NBC_01699, a single genomic window includes:
- a CDS encoding DUF4097 family beta strand repeat-containing protein produces the protein MVTRLEVSLIGGRLNVVATDGPARVEITRASSRPVITVEHHDGRLSVRQDWTRNWHRLFWWFGRRFRVDVSIAVPAHVLADLRLVDGSVIVSGLREDTSVNVTSGQVTLMGLAGRTSAKVVSGPVEALGVSGELTMETVSGELVLADGSATRVRATTISGAITCDLDNPRRSEIRLSTTSGSVTVRVRADSDLAVHLHTTSGRITSAFPQLKTSAMSWSKESHGRLGAGEGKLWANSTSGSIALLARPADADDDFADDDFADDERRETA, from the coding sequence TTGGTTACGCGGTTGGAGGTCAGCCTGATCGGGGGGCGGCTCAACGTGGTGGCCACCGACGGTCCCGCCCGGGTCGAGATCACCAGGGCCAGTTCCCGGCCGGTGATCACCGTGGAGCACCACGACGGTCGGCTCTCCGTACGTCAGGACTGGACCCGGAACTGGCATCGCCTGTTCTGGTGGTTCGGCCGGCGGTTCCGGGTCGACGTGTCGATCGCGGTGCCGGCGCACGTGCTCGCCGACCTGCGACTGGTCGACGGTTCCGTGATCGTTTCCGGCCTGCGCGAGGACACCAGCGTCAACGTCACCTCGGGGCAGGTCACTCTGATGGGGCTGGCCGGACGGACCAGCGCCAAGGTGGTCTCCGGCCCGGTCGAGGCGCTCGGCGTCTCCGGCGAACTGACCATGGAGACGGTCTCCGGTGAACTGGTCCTCGCGGACGGCTCCGCCACCCGGGTACGGGCCACCACCATCTCCGGCGCGATCACCTGCGACCTTGACAATCCACGGCGCAGCGAGATCCGGCTCAGCACCACCTCCGGCAGCGTCACCGTACGGGTGCGGGCGGACAGCGACCTGGCGGTGCACCTGCACACCACCTCCGGCCGGATCACGAGCGCGTTCCCGCAGCTCAAGACGAGTGCGATGAGCTGGTCGAAGGAGAGTCACGGCCGGTTGGGCGCCGGTGAGGGCAAGCTCTGGGCCAACTCCACCTCGGGCAGCATCGCCCTGCTGGCCCGACCGGCGGACGCGGACGACGACTTCGCGGACGACGACTTCGCCGACGACGAGCGGCGGGAGACGGCATGA
- a CDS encoding multifunctional oxoglutarate decarboxylase/oxoglutarate dehydrogenase thiamine pyrophosphate-binding subunit/dihydrolipoyllysine-residue succinyltransferase subunit — protein MSTQQTSQDNPLAGFGPNEWVVEEMYQRYLADPTSVDSAWHDFFADYRPATDSAPAAADGNGSGPKTVAAAKPAPGVKKEAASPPPPAAQTRPATVPATDAKPAAPKPAAAQPTEAAPKTGATPKTEAAAKTGAPVAAPQAKPKAAPAQPLAAGSSTTALRGVAAKIVQNMDASLSVPTATSVRAVPAKLLVDNRIVINNHLARGRGGKVSFTHLIGWALVRALAEHPEMNNSYAEVDGKPVMVRPEHVNLGIAIDLAKPDGSRNLVVPSIKACEQMDFRQFWQAYEDVVRRARRNELTMEDYGGTTVSLTNPGGIGTVHSQPRLMVGQGTIIGVGAMEYPAPYQGMSEETLADLAVSKIITLTSTYDHRIIQGAQSGEFLKVMHELILGERGFFDQIFTSLRIPYEPVRWMRDVAVTSEGQIDKTARVIEIIHAYRVRGHLMADTDPLEFKIRKHPDLDVLQHGLTLWDLDRYFPVGGFNGKQKMKLREVLGVLRDSYCRRVGVEYMHIQDPEERRWIQDRIERKYEKPSADEQKHVLNRLNAAEAFETFLQTKYVGQKRFSLEGGESLIPLLGEVLEAAAEGGLDEIVIGMAHRGRLNVLANIVGKPYEKIFSEFEGHLDPRSTQGSGDVKYHLGQAGKFSTPDGEHAIKVSVTANPSHLEAVDPVLEGIVRAKQDRIDLRLEGYTVLPVAVHGDAAFAGQGVVAETLNLSQLRGYRTGGTVHVVVNNQVGFTTAPEYSRSSLYSTDVARMIQAPIFHVNGDDPEAVVRVGRLAFEYRQAFNKDVVIDLVCYRRRGHNEGDDPSMSNPQMYQIIDSKRSVRKLYTEELIGRGDITVEDAEELLRDFQAQLERVFKATRDAATPGRQPARPRRQAEPEPQVQTAISADVVHAIGTAHTTLPEGFTPHKRIQQLLDRRAKMATDGNIDWGFGEIIAFGSLLHDGVTVRLAGQDSRRGTFVQRHAVIVDSKTGREHLPLSALTNDRSRFFVHDSLLSEYAAMGFEYGYSVENTEALVLWEAQFGDFANGAQSVVDEFISSSEVKWGQQSAVTLLLPHGHEGQGPDHTSGRPERFLQMCAEDNMRVAIPTTPANHFHLLRRQALSEKRKPLVVFTPKSLLRHKLCVSSVADFTTGGFQPVLGDRTIAKPESVKRVLLCTGKIYYDLLQARDERKITDTAIVRMEQLYPLPVEEIRAALAEYPNAEDFAWVQEEPANQGAWSFVALNLLEHLEGVRLRRISRPAAAAPAVGSAKMHEVEQTALIEAALPRP, from the coding sequence GTGTCGACCCAGCAGACTTCGCAGGACAACCCACTGGCGGGTTTCGGCCCGAACGAGTGGGTCGTCGAGGAGATGTACCAGCGTTACCTCGCCGACCCCACCAGCGTCGATTCAGCCTGGCACGACTTTTTTGCCGACTACCGACCGGCAACCGACTCGGCTCCGGCCGCGGCTGACGGCAACGGGTCGGGTCCGAAAACAGTAGCAGCGGCCAAGCCTGCGCCGGGGGTGAAGAAGGAAGCGGCCAGCCCGCCCCCGCCGGCCGCGCAGACCCGACCGGCGACCGTACCGGCCACCGACGCGAAGCCCGCAGCCCCCAAGCCGGCCGCGGCGCAGCCGACCGAGGCCGCCCCGAAGACCGGGGCCACGCCGAAGACCGAGGCGGCGGCGAAGACCGGTGCTCCGGTCGCCGCACCCCAGGCCAAGCCGAAGGCCGCGCCGGCCCAGCCGCTGGCCGCGGGCAGCAGCACCACGGCGCTGCGCGGTGTCGCGGCGAAGATCGTGCAGAACATGGACGCGTCGCTGTCGGTGCCGACCGCGACCAGCGTCCGCGCGGTCCCGGCGAAGCTGCTGGTGGACAACCGCATCGTGATCAACAATCACCTTGCGCGGGGTCGGGGCGGCAAGGTCAGCTTCACCCACCTGATCGGGTGGGCGCTGGTCCGGGCGCTGGCCGAACATCCCGAGATGAACAACTCGTACGCCGAGGTGGACGGCAAGCCGGTGATGGTCCGGCCGGAGCACGTCAACCTGGGCATCGCGATCGACCTGGCCAAGCCCGACGGTTCACGCAACCTGGTGGTGCCGTCGATCAAGGCGTGCGAGCAGATGGACTTCCGCCAGTTCTGGCAGGCGTACGAGGACGTGGTCCGGCGGGCCCGGCGCAACGAGCTGACCATGGAGGACTACGGCGGCACGACGGTCTCGCTGACCAACCCGGGCGGGATCGGCACGGTGCACTCGCAGCCCCGACTGATGGTCGGGCAGGGCACGATCATCGGTGTCGGTGCGATGGAGTACCCGGCCCCGTACCAGGGCATGTCCGAGGAGACTCTGGCCGACCTCGCGGTCAGCAAGATCATCACGCTGACCAGCACGTACGACCACCGGATCATCCAGGGCGCCCAGTCCGGCGAGTTCCTGAAGGTGATGCACGAGCTGATCCTCGGCGAGCGCGGCTTCTTCGACCAGATCTTCACGTCGCTGCGGATCCCGTACGAGCCGGTGCGCTGGATGCGCGACGTGGCGGTGACCTCCGAGGGTCAGATCGACAAGACCGCCCGGGTCATCGAGATCATCCACGCGTACCGGGTGCGCGGTCACCTGATGGCCGACACCGACCCGCTCGAATTCAAGATCCGCAAGCACCCGGACCTGGACGTGCTCCAGCACGGCCTGACCCTCTGGGACCTGGACCGCTACTTCCCGGTCGGCGGCTTCAACGGCAAGCAGAAGATGAAGCTCCGCGAGGTCCTCGGGGTGCTGCGTGACTCCTACTGCCGGCGGGTCGGCGTGGAGTACATGCACATCCAGGACCCGGAGGAGCGGCGCTGGATCCAGGACCGGATCGAGCGCAAGTACGAGAAGCCGTCCGCCGACGAGCAGAAGCACGTACTCAACCGGCTGAACGCGGCCGAGGCGTTCGAGACCTTCCTCCAGACCAAGTACGTCGGCCAGAAGCGCTTCTCGCTGGAGGGCGGCGAGTCGCTGATCCCGCTGCTCGGCGAGGTGCTGGAGGCGGCGGCCGAGGGTGGGCTGGACGAGATCGTCATCGGCATGGCCCACCGGGGTCGGCTGAACGTGCTGGCCAACATCGTCGGCAAGCCGTACGAGAAGATCTTCTCCGAGTTCGAGGGGCACCTCGACCCGCGGTCGACCCAGGGCTCGGGTGACGTGAAGTACCACCTGGGCCAGGCCGGCAAGTTCAGCACCCCGGACGGCGAGCACGCGATCAAGGTCTCGGTGACCGCCAACCCCTCGCACCTGGAGGCGGTCGACCCGGTGCTGGAGGGCATCGTCCGGGCCAAGCAGGACCGGATCGACCTGCGCCTGGAGGGCTACACCGTGCTGCCGGTGGCGGTGCACGGCGACGCCGCGTTCGCCGGGCAGGGCGTGGTGGCCGAGACGCTCAACCTGTCCCAGCTGCGCGGCTACCGCACCGGCGGGACCGTACACGTGGTCGTGAACAACCAGGTCGGCTTCACCACCGCCCCGGAATACTCGCGCTCCAGCCTCTACAGCACCGACGTCGCCCGGATGATCCAGGCGCCGATCTTCCACGTCAACGGGGACGACCCGGAGGCCGTGGTCCGGGTCGGCCGGCTGGCCTTCGAGTACCGCCAGGCGTTCAACAAGGACGTCGTGATCGACCTGGTCTGCTACCGGCGGCGTGGCCACAACGAGGGCGACGACCCCTCGATGTCCAACCCGCAGATGTACCAGATCATCGATTCAAAGCGGTCGGTCCGCAAGCTCTACACCGAGGAGCTGATCGGGCGCGGGGACATCACCGTCGAGGACGCCGAGGAGTTGCTGCGCGACTTCCAGGCCCAGCTCGAACGGGTCTTCAAGGCCACCCGCGACGCCGCGACGCCGGGCCGGCAGCCGGCCCGCCCGCGCCGCCAGGCCGAGCCGGAGCCGCAGGTCCAGACCGCGATCAGCGCGGACGTGGTGCATGCCATCGGTACGGCGCACACGACGCTGCCCGAGGGCTTCACCCCGCACAAGCGGATCCAGCAGTTGCTCGACCGGCGGGCCAAGATGGCCACCGACGGCAACATCGACTGGGGCTTCGGCGAGATCATCGCGTTCGGTTCGCTGCTGCACGACGGGGTGACCGTACGGCTCGCCGGTCAGGACTCGCGCCGGGGCACCTTCGTGCAGCGGCACGCGGTCATCGTGGACTCCAAGACCGGCAGGGAGCACCTGCCGCTGTCCGCGCTGACCAACGACCGGTCCCGGTTCTTCGTCCACGACTCGCTGCTCAGCGAGTACGCCGCGATGGGCTTCGAGTACGGCTACTCGGTGGAGAACACCGAGGCGCTGGTGCTCTGGGAGGCGCAGTTCGGTGACTTCGCCAACGGCGCCCAGTCGGTGGTGGACGAGTTCATCTCCTCCAGCGAGGTCAAGTGGGGCCAGCAGTCGGCGGTGACGCTGCTGCTGCCGCACGGCCACGAGGGTCAGGGGCCGGACCACACCTCCGGCCGGCCGGAGCGCTTCCTACAGATGTGCGCCGAGGACAACATGCGGGTGGCCATCCCGACCACCCCGGCGAACCACTTCCACCTGCTGCGCCGCCAGGCGCTGTCGGAGAAGCGCAAGCCGCTGGTGGTCTTCACGCCGAAGTCCCTGCTGCGGCACAAGCTCTGTGTCTCCAGCGTCGCGGACTTCACCACCGGCGGTTTCCAGCCGGTGCTGGGCGACCGGACCATCGCCAAGCCGGAGTCGGTCAAGCGGGTGCTGCTCTGCACCGGCAAGATCTACTACGACCTGCTCCAGGCCCGCGACGAGCGCAAGATCACGGACACCGCGATCGTACGGATGGAGCAGCTCTACCCGCTGCCGGTGGAGGAGATCCGG
- a CDS encoding PadR family transcriptional regulator: MTGVFSHGRLRLYLLKLLADGPKHGYELIRLLENRFLGHYAPSAGTIYPRLQRLEVEGLVTHTAAGGRKVYEITDAGRTELGQRDSELADLESDIRASVADLSSLAGEIQTEVRGSVRDLKRELRAATRETRHGGWTVPGATRPAPPPDADLGAEFDRRLTDFTTDVRALVHNRRLTDSQLRTLIRILDGALDGLRRLLR, encoded by the coding sequence ATGACCGGGGTGTTCAGCCACGGGCGGCTCCGGCTCTACCTGCTCAAGCTGCTCGCCGACGGGCCCAAGCACGGCTACGAGTTGATTCGGCTGCTGGAGAACAGGTTCCTCGGCCACTACGCGCCGAGTGCCGGCACGATCTACCCACGGTTGCAGCGGCTTGAGGTGGAGGGTCTGGTCACCCACACCGCCGCCGGCGGGCGCAAGGTGTACGAGATAACCGACGCCGGCCGGACCGAGCTGGGTCAGCGGGACAGTGAACTCGCCGATCTCGAATCGGACATCCGCGCCTCCGTGGCGGATCTCTCCAGCCTGGCGGGGGAGATCCAGACCGAGGTACGCGGCTCGGTGCGGGACCTGAAGCGGGAACTGCGCGCGGCCACCCGGGAAACCCGGCACGGCGGCTGGACGGTTCCGGGTGCCACCCGACCCGCCCCGCCGCCCGACGCAGATCTCGGGGCGGAGTTCGACCGTCGGCTCACCGACTTCACCACCGACGTACGCGCGCTGGTGCACAACCGCCGGCTCACCGACAGTCAACTGCGTACCCTGATCCGGATCCTGGACGGCGCGCTCGACGGGCTGCGTCGACTGCTGCGCTGA
- a CDS encoding lysophospholipid acyltransferase family protein, whose protein sequence is MNQLWQPRSACGPHCLPRPGETPTVSSLRQAGRMTALFGALLFGALLVGVLPVLPPAGRQAAGRWWARLVLGSLGVTLHVRGRLPRRRALLAANHISWLDIMATLAVSPARMLAKQEVRQWPLIGSLAASGGTIFVNRTRPRALPQTVAKVAEALRADRVVAVFPEGTTWCGKPRAADACPAAGRFRPAMFQAAIDAGAPVVPLTIGYRTGPGRDGTTAAAFLGEDSLWVSLRRVLAVRGLCVTVTAAPALHPERSASRRRLAQAAESAVRFAVPHPATPTPLPTPTSLSLAA, encoded by the coding sequence ATGAACCAGCTCTGGCAGCCCCGTTCGGCCTGCGGGCCGCACTGCCTGCCCCGTCCCGGGGAGACCCCCACGGTGTCCTCGCTCCGGCAGGCCGGCCGGATGACCGCCCTGTTCGGCGCGCTGCTGTTCGGGGCGCTGCTGGTCGGCGTACTCCCGGTGTTGCCGCCGGCGGGCCGGCAGGCCGCCGGGCGCTGGTGGGCCCGGCTGGTGCTCGGCTCGCTGGGGGTGACCCTGCACGTACGTGGCCGGCTGCCCCGGCGGCGGGCGCTGCTCGCCGCGAACCACATCTCCTGGCTGGACATCATGGCCACGCTCGCCGTCTCACCGGCCCGGATGCTGGCCAAGCAGGAGGTACGGCAGTGGCCGCTGATCGGGTCGCTGGCCGCCTCGGGCGGCACCATCTTCGTGAACCGGACCCGGCCGCGGGCGCTGCCGCAGACGGTGGCCAAGGTGGCCGAGGCGCTGCGGGCCGACCGGGTGGTCGCGGTCTTCCCGGAGGGTACGACCTGGTGCGGCAAACCCCGAGCGGCCGACGCCTGCCCGGCGGCGGGACGGTTCCGGCCGGCGATGTTCCAGGCGGCGATCGACGCCGGGGCACCGGTGGTGCCACTCACCATCGGCTACCGCACCGGCCCGGGACGCGACGGTACGACCGCCGCCGCCTTCCTGGGCGAGGACAGCCTCTGGGTGTCGCTGCGACGGGTCCTGGCCGTACGCGGACTCTGTGTCACGGTCACCGCCGCGCCGGCGCTGCACCCGGAGCGGTCCGCGTCCCGCCGCCGCCTGGCCCAGGCCGCCGAGTCAGCAGTCCGCTTCGCCGTCCCCCACCCCGCCACCCCCACCCCTCTCCCCACCCCAACCTCCCTCTCCCTTGCCGCGTAA
- a CDS encoding GNAT family N-acetyltransferase → MAVLLTAPAPTGTSGYTLLIADDAAQLAAAQRLRHDVFAEELGANLHSDVQGLDTDEFDAHCDHLLVRDDNTGAVVGTYRMLPPDRAARAGRRYAEGEFDLSAYAPLRDELVEIGRSCVHPDHRTGAVINLMWAGIARYLHLRGLRWLGGCASLPLDDGGANAVAVWQQVAARNLAPPPLRVRPHRPWLAEPAAVAALAARAERADNPPAAMPALLKGYLRLGAWVCGEPAYDPDFQVADLYVLLSMDRMHPRYRRHFLGLGDEG, encoded by the coding sequence ATGGCTGTTCTGCTTACCGCTCCCGCACCCACCGGGACCAGCGGTTACACCCTGCTGATCGCCGACGACGCGGCCCAGCTCGCCGCCGCGCAGCGGCTGCGCCACGACGTCTTCGCCGAGGAACTCGGCGCCAACCTCCACTCGGACGTCCAGGGACTCGACACCGACGAGTTCGACGCGCACTGCGACCACCTGCTCGTCCGGGACGACAACACCGGCGCGGTCGTCGGGACGTACCGGATGCTGCCGCCGGACCGCGCCGCGCGGGCCGGCCGACGGTACGCCGAGGGCGAGTTTGACCTGTCCGCGTACGCCCCGCTGCGCGACGAGCTGGTGGAGATCGGGCGATCCTGCGTGCACCCGGATCACCGCACCGGCGCGGTGATCAACCTGATGTGGGCCGGCATCGCCCGCTACCTGCACCTGCGCGGGCTGCGCTGGCTGGGTGGCTGCGCCTCGCTGCCGCTGGACGACGGCGGCGCGAACGCGGTCGCGGTCTGGCAGCAGGTCGCCGCCCGCAACCTCGCCCCGCCGCCGCTTCGGGTCCGCCCGCACCGGCCCTGGCTGGCCGAACCCGCCGCGGTGGCGGCGCTCGCCGCCCGTGCCGAGCGGGCCGACAACCCTCCCGCCGCCATGCCCGCCCTGCTCAAGGGCTACCTGCGGCTCGGCGCCTGGGTCTGCGGCGAGCCCGCGTACGACCCCGACTTCCAGGTCGCCGACCTCTACGTACTGCTCTCGATGGACCGGATGCACCCCCGCTACCGGCGGCACTTCCTCGGACTCGGAGACGAAGGATGA